A region from the Variovorax sp. RKNM96 genome encodes:
- a CDS encoding MFS transporter, giving the protein MTSLFSPASVRPFGTPSAFTGLAPVVLAVFLGFLAISVPLAALALEVRDHLGFGAATVGWAIGLQSLATLLTRHRAGTLCDQRGPRTAVLFGLPLTACSGLAYGLSSVLPIDPAAKLAVLLLGRLVSGLGESLFLTGLMSWGIARVGPARTGKVMSWTGIAIYAALGLGAPLGLAMQAASGFVGVGVVTLLTPMLAWAIALRLPAVPGTGGQRVPFHRVLGLIWRPGLVLALATVPYAAMAAFLTLDYAAHGWPRAGTALLGFGAAYVLVRLVGSGLPDRFGATRVAVGSLIFEAVGQLLIWCAPAPGMAVLGATLTGLGFSLVFPAMGVLATQSVPPEQRGRAVGNFIAFADIAMGVTGPVVGFAIQWFGITAAFLVGAGATCAALCLLPSLRLGRSK; this is encoded by the coding sequence ATGACATCACTTTTTTCCCCTGCATCCGTTCGCCCGTTCGGGACCCCCTCTGCTTTCACGGGGCTCGCTCCCGTGGTGCTGGCGGTCTTCCTCGGATTTCTTGCAATCAGCGTCCCGTTGGCCGCCCTGGCCCTCGAGGTGCGTGACCACCTGGGGTTCGGCGCTGCCACCGTGGGATGGGCCATCGGCCTCCAGTCGCTGGCCACGCTGCTGACCCGCCATCGCGCGGGCACGCTCTGCGATCAGCGCGGGCCCCGCACCGCCGTTCTCTTCGGACTCCCACTGACCGCTTGCTCGGGCCTCGCCTACGGGCTGTCGAGCGTGCTTCCCATCGACCCTGCTGCAAAGCTCGCCGTGCTGCTTCTCGGCCGCCTCGTGTCGGGCCTCGGCGAGAGCCTGTTCCTCACCGGCTTGATGAGCTGGGGCATCGCGCGCGTGGGCCCCGCCCGCACCGGCAAGGTCATGTCGTGGACGGGCATCGCGATCTACGCCGCGCTCGGGCTCGGCGCACCACTGGGGCTGGCCATGCAGGCGGCATCCGGCTTCGTTGGCGTCGGCGTCGTGACGTTGCTCACGCCGATGCTCGCGTGGGCCATCGCCCTGCGCCTCCCGGCTGTTCCCGGCACCGGCGGGCAGCGCGTGCCGTTCCATCGCGTGCTCGGCCTGATCTGGCGACCCGGCCTCGTGCTGGCGCTGGCGACGGTGCCCTATGCCGCGATGGCGGCCTTCCTGACCCTCGACTACGCGGCACACGGCTGGCCGCGGGCCGGCACGGCACTGCTCGGCTTCGGCGCCGCCTACGTCCTTGTGCGCCTGGTCGGCTCGGGCCTTCCGGACCGCTTCGGCGCGACGCGGGTCGCCGTGGGCTCGTTGATCTTCGAGGCCGTCGGGCAACTGCTCATCTGGTGCGCTCCCGCGCCGGGCATGGCCGTGCTGGGCGCGACGCTGACAGGGCTCGGCTTCTCCCTCGTGTTCCCCGCGATGGGCGTGCTCGCGACCCAGTCCGTTCCGCCGGAACAGCGCGGCCGCGCGGTGGGCAACTTCATCGCCTTCGCCGATATCGCGATGGGCGTGACCGGGCCCGTGGTCGGCTTCGCGATCCAGTGGTTCGGGATCACTGCGGCCTTTCTCGTGGGGGCCGGCGCCACCTGTGCGGCCTTGTGCCTGCTGCCTTCCTTGCGGCTGGGCCGCAGCAAATAG